The window GGACAAagataaacatgtaaaatgattGATGAATAATTTATGTGAAACTTCAAGTAGACAACAAAGCCTGTGATTGTTCAACAGGCCTCTAAATAGAATAATGCTGACAAAGCTGAGCAGAGGCCTGATAATAGGATTACTCTACATAGTTGTGTTTTGAGCTGCAGTATATTCTAAGTGATATATTTCTCATTCTGCTTTTTGGTCTGTGCACCCTTAGCTCTCTGCGGCAGTATTCCTTCCAGGAGTTGTGCTCCCTGAGAGATGTTCCTGACCTGAGAAATGACCTGGCTTTTCTTTTACACATGTTGGACCGGTATGACCCTTTGCTGGCCCAgcgtctctctgtgtttttgtccccTGTGAGTGAGAGcaggctgctggaggagaacCTGGAGAGGTGCTGGGGAGAGGAGAAGCTACGTGCCATAACTAGTGTGGATGCAGAAGGCTGCTCCAAACTTCAGCTGGTGGCTCTGCCTCGTCTCCCTCCGGCCCTCTTCACCCTCATTCAGCTCCATGTCCTCAAACTGGAACTCATCACAGATGCCAGGTTTACTGCACAGGTGGCCAACATGACCTCACTCAGGTGAGTTTTATGGTGTTGCACTAATGCTAATGCACATCAAATCAAAAGTTACACCTGCTGCACTCAGATATTTTGATCTCAAAATAAAGCGCATGGGATACCCTGAATGCAGTGATGTATATAcacagtttcttgtttttgtacaCACTTAATGGAATCCTTTACTGTTCTTTCCGATGACAGGGAGCTCCACCTCTATCATTGCACAGCAGCTGTAGATCCCAGTGCGCTTGGAGTCCTCCAGGAACGTCTGGAGGTCCTCCACCTCACCTTTACACAAGCGTCAGAGATCCCCAGCTGGGTCCTCTCCCTCCGAAGTCTGCATGAACTCCACCTCTCTGGTCGCCTGAGTAGTGAAGGTGGGGTGGGCCGCAGCTGGGCACTGGGGAGCCTCCGCCAATTACGTCACCTACGTGTGCTGGTGATTCGAGGTATGTTGCAACGGATCCCTGGAGAGCTGTGTGAGGTGGCAGGCAGCCTGGTGAGGTTGGAGATCTACAATGAGGGGACCAGGCTGCTTGTGCTGACAGGCTTAAAGCGGATGGTTGAcctgacagagctgctgctgcaggactgCCAACTAGAGCGTTTGCCGTCTGCCCTGCTGGCTCTCACCAACCTGCGGATGCTTGACCTGCAGCATAATAACTTGAGAACTCTGGAGGAACTGCTTAGCCTGGCTCATCTGCAACGTCTTTCTTGCCTCAGACTTGCCTTTAACCGTGTTCTGGCACTGCCGGCCAGTGTTGGTGTGCTGCGAGGCCTAGAGCTGTTAGATCTATCCAACAACCAGCTCCATAGCCTTCCCCCATCTCTCTTTACTCTTCGTCGCCTTCGTAGGCTCCTGCTGGCTGGTAacctgctggaggagctgccTGCAGAGGTAAAGTCACTGCAACTGCTCACAGAGCTGGACCTCAGTGGGAACAGGATAGAGAGCCTTCCTCCAGGGCTGTTCAACAGCTGTTTGGAGCTGCGCATCCTCAATGTGGCTCACAATTCTCTCAGTTCATTACCCAAGGGGGTTGCAGCTTTAAGTCAGTTGTGCAGGTTGGATTTGCGCAGTAACAGTCTGGATGAACTGCCTGCTGAACTGGGCTACTGCTCAGGACTGCACGGAGGTGGTCTCCTGGTGGAAGACTGgctatttctttctttgcctccCCATGTCAGGGACTTCTTGAGCCGTCCTTGCCCCCCCTCTGGTACATGCTCAGAGGGTCATTCCCGGCCTCAGTCTGACAGCTTCCCATACTTCTCTCCTACACAGTGGAGCTTCTCTTCTGCTCTGGAATCACAGATATAAGACTAACCACAGTCATTCTGCTAGCAGTATCCCAACTCTGATAGTAGACCTATTAAGTCTGTTCTTTTTGAatactaaaatattttcatatcttttGAAAATCATTTGCTTTAGCAAAGAATTGCAAATGAGCCATTCTTTTAAGATGCAGTTGCTCAGTTCTTTTTAATATGAAGCTTAAACaatcattatttttgcttttacattttaggCCACATAGTAGACCTGCATATTATGCACATTGATTTTGATACAGCACTGAAATGAGTATCAGCCACTGGCTTGAAAGGAGAATAAAAGCACATtcacaaatgaataaaacagtttATATAAAACAGCTTTATAAATTTTACAGCTACAATGAGTATTTGTTGTAGGTTAAATTGACAACAGGCAAAACAGACCACCACTGTTAATCTTGTTATTGTTTAACAATAGTTGTTAGACAAATTGCTCCCTCTTTAGACATCTTGTTATTCATAGAatgcacaggaagagagagtatgtctgtgtgtactgtatggtTGAATAATGGTTATCTGAAATTAAGTGGAAGAGCAGAAAACATTCTTAAGGGAGGTATTTCCTGCAGGGATGTTTCTGAGTGGCATGGAGCAAAGTTTCATCTTGTTTGGTAACACAGTGCATATTTAAGATTAGTATTAACACGAGTATGAATGACCCTAATTGACACCGTTGAAGATTAACAATAAGCAggataaatatttatatttagtcTCTAATTCTAAATAATAAAGATGATTATGCaaccattttctatactgcttatctgtcagagCCACGGGAGGGCTGGACCCTACTATTGTCTTGTACacactggactggtcaccagccaatcgcagggctgacacacaaagacagacaaccacacgcatacacacttacacctagggacaatgtagagtagccagttaacctaatgtgcatcttttggggattgtgggaggaaaccagagtatctggagaaaacccacacatgcacagggagaacacaagtccacacagaagggcccagattgagatttgaacctggaaccctcttgctgagAGGCACCACCATGCCAACCATAAACCTAATTATTTCTTGATCATTTCTGCTGATGTATCTATTCTATCTATTTGGTCAGTTCATTGTGAAATGTTTATATACTCTCAAGTGCAGCCTGATGCTGGTATGATCATTCACAGCAGATTACACAGACCTTAGGTTGTTGTCAGTAGGTTTACTGCTGCAGTTTGCAATTATCAGTTTAATTTTGCGCTGCAGTTCATCttgaccactagagggcagtgaAGATTTGTGATTCTAAATACAGTTCTACAAAGAAATGTggttaaatattattttattttattttattttattggtctTTGGCATAACAGAGACAAGGAAGAAGACACTTAAtgaacacataaatacattcaaaaGAAGAATGAAATATGTGTATTAGGCAATTACAACAACTATTACAACAATACAATTAAGGGAAGGAAAACGACCTTTTGTCACCTGTACAATGAATAACACTCACAATTGCCTTACAAATATGAATTTCTTTACTATGcttatcattcattcatttgattatgcacatttatttatttcacgTATATTCTGAGCTTCCACACATCAGAGTCTGGCACTGCGGTATCCCGCTTTTTTAGACTGCTGTGCACTGCGACCTTCTCTTTGTCCAATAGCTGGCTGCTTTTGCCGGCGTTTGTCCAAATCCACCAATGATATCAACACACTTCTGCAGAGGCGGGACTTCCGGTTTTGCGTATAAACCAAATGAGGCCTCCCATGCGGTTTTAAGCTGTAGTTGGACGTTCAAGTAACATCGAAAAGGTAAGAATGTAATATCGCCTTTATTGCAGCAGCTAGCGAGTTTTTTAAAACTTCCCCTGACGCCCATGAAGTTACAAATGAGATCTAGTTTGTTTAAATCACCAAATAACGTAGCTACTTTGGAATGAAACAGCTTCGTTCATTGTTTGCTTTAAGGTGCTACTGAGCTGGCTAGTGTTTTGTAGTCTAGCATTAGCTTAGCCGACCCACTATCGTCCTCGTAGTTCTAAGTATTCAGTAAATGCGTAGTCTTTTAAATATGTCGCGTAACATATTTGTTCTAGTTATGTGCAGTCTGGTAATGTTTTTCGTGTTGTATAGCTGATCAGTTAGCACAGTATTCGTTgcttgttagcatgttagcttgcCACGCTAGTAGTGGTTATGCAACACAATAGCTTTCCAGCGTAGTAAACGGTTCAGAAGCTAACCGGTTCGATTATTCCGGCAGTGTCGGCCAAGATCAGAGGCTTCTT of the Scatophagus argus isolate fScaArg1 chromosome 16, fScaArg1.pri, whole genome shotgun sequence genome contains:
- the si:ch211-106h11.1 gene encoding volume-regulated anion channel subunit LRRC8D — protein: MFSLSELAPLNQHQSRSKLLKPWWEVFMDYLVVLMLMASVLACTEQLSRDRVVCIPLDPLVTANTSGQSPSATGNGALTPSSRPPIHVPHNTDHLHSTVRGRRTHLVYQQYVYISQVCYHEALPLCSRFFPYMALLQSLVLVASGSFWLHFPHTSSRIEHFLAILAKCCESPWTSQALSHAAWQENIQVKEVIEETRPPQPPPCSSSSSPPGTRTRQSSIDSGADSPLLKRSESRSVPPSPCLSSVSRNSTISSTSLGSQMHFLPSRPPLMVDSPRQVIHLDKSDGEQARALFERVRKFRSHCESSDVIYKVYLAQTVFKLMMVSLIVSYTIPVISSFSFTHTCHPEEQALVGYTTFECIHVLSSLILKLLLAYLTLLVLYGLLNFYTLIWILHSSLRQYSFQELCSLRDVPDLRNDLAFLLHMLDRYDPLLAQRLSVFLSPVSESRLLEENLERCWGEEKLRAITSVDAEGCSKLQLVALPRLPPALFTLIQLHVLKLELITDARFTAQVANMTSLRELHLYHCTAAVDPSALGVLQERLEVLHLTFTQASEIPSWVLSLRSLHELHLSGRLSSEGGVGRSWALGSLRQLRHLRVLVIRGMLQRIPGELCEVAGSLVRLEIYNEGTRLLVLTGLKRMVDLTELLLQDCQLERLPSALLALTNLRMLDLQHNNLRTLEELLSLAHLQRLSCLRLAFNRVLALPASVGVLRGLELLDLSNNQLHSLPPSLFTLRRLRRLLLAGNLLEELPAEVKSLQLLTELDLSGNRIESLPPGLFNSCLELRILNVAHNSLSSLPKGVAALSQLCRLDLRSNSLDELPAELGYCSGLHGGGLLVEDWLFLSLPPHVRDFLSRPCPPSGTCSEGHSRPQSDSFPYFSPTQWSFSSALESQI